In Planctomycetota bacterium, the sequence TCAATGGGGGCGGCGGCCAGGCGCGCGATGGCCGGGCCGCACAGCACGGGGTGGGTGGCAGCCACCTGCACCGACTTGGCGCCGTGCTGGCGGAGGAGCTTGGCTGCGGCGCACACCGAGCCGCCCGTGGCGATGATGTCGTCTATCATCAGCACGTTCTTGTTCTCCACCGTGCCGATGAGGAAGCCGGGCTCCGTCTGGTCGGGGCTGATGCGGCGCTTCTCGACCACGGCCAGGTCGGCCCCCAGCCGCTCGGCGAAGGGCAGCGCCAGCTTCACCGAGCCCACGTCGGGGCTCACCACCACCAGGTCGGGCAGCTTCGGGTCCAGGAACGAGCGCGCCAACACGGCCGACGCGCTCAGGTGGTCCACCGGAATATCGAAGAAGCCCTGAATCTGCGACGCATGCAGGTCGAGGGCGAGACAGCGGTCCGCGCCCGCCGTGGTGAGCAGGTTGGCCACGAGCTTCGCCGTGATCGGCACCCGCCCCTCGTCCTTGCGGTCCTTGCGGGCGTAGCCGTAGTAGGGCAGCACCGCCGTGATGCGATCCGCCGACGCGCGCTTCAGGCAGTCCATCAGGAGCAACAGCTCCATCAGGCTCTTGTTCACCGGGTGGCAGGTGGGCTGGACGACGAACGTGTCGGCCCCGCGGACGTCATCGTGGATCTTGACGTCCAGCTCCCCGTCGGGGAACTCCTTGACGGAGGCGTTGCCCAACGGCAGGTCGAGGTAATCGCAGATGGCCCTCGCCAACGCCGGGTGCGCGTTGCCGCTGAAGACGAGCATT encodes:
- a CDS encoding ribose-phosphate pyrophosphokinase, translating into MHNRRMLVFSGNAHPALARAICDYLDLPLGNASVKEFPDGELDVKIHDDVRGADTFVVQPTCHPVNKSLMELLLLMDCLKRASADRITAVLPYYGYARKDRKDEGRVPITAKLVANLLTTAGADRCLALDLHASQIQGFFDIPVDHLSASAVLARSFLDPKLPDLVVVSPDVGSVKLALPFAERLGADLAVVEKRRISPDQTEPGFLIGTVENKNVLMIDDIIATGGSVCAAAKLLRQHGAKSVQVAATHPVLCGPAIARLAAAPIDRLVVTDTIPLQEAAKCLPVTVVSVAGLLGEAIKRIHYNESVSSLFH